The Halanaerobiales bacterium genome contains the following window.
CAATTGAAACTATTAAACCAGTAATTAATTCACTTTTTTGGAGAGATGTAGTATAAGCCAGCCAAAAAAGAAAAATAATTGAGGTTGTAAAAACAAATCTTCTTATTTTATGCAACAAAAACCCTCCTCTTTAAATTGAATATTTAAAAATTAATTATTATTTAAATGGAAATAAAAAAATACTTAAAGATTGAGATATTTTTCATTAATGAATCCAAAAATATCCCATGTAAGTACCTCCCTTCAAAAAAATATATTACTATATTTATATATTATGATATAAAAATATAAAAGTCAACAGGAATTTTGACAAAAAGGGCAGAATATCTTAATATATGAATATAAAGATTTTAAATAAAAAGTAGGAGATGTATTTATATGGAAAATATTATGAAAGATATGCCCCAAATAGAGGAAAAGGCAAAAATTTTAAAAGTTTTGTCTCATCCGATTAGATTATGTATTGTTAAAGGCCTTATGGAAAAAGAGGGATATAATGTAACTGAGATGCAGAGTTGTCTCAATATTCCACAGTCAACCCTTTCTCAACATCTGTCCAAGCTAAAAGATTTAGATATTTTGGGAGTAGAAAAAAATGGTCTGGAAAGGAATTATTATGTTGTGGATGAAGATGCAAGAAGTATAGTAAAAACTTTATTTCCTGAACTTTAAATTTAATTAAATAAAGTTATATTAGCAGCAGCAGTTATTTTT
Protein-coding sequences here:
- a CDS encoding metalloregulator ArsR/SmtB family transcription factor, which encodes MENIMKDMPQIEEKAKILKVLSHPIRLCIVKGLMEKEGYNVTEMQSCLNIPQSTLSQHLSKLKDLDILGVEKNGLERNYYVVDEDARSIVKTLFPEL